Proteins from one Salvelinus alpinus chromosome 34, SLU_Salpinus.1, whole genome shotgun sequence genomic window:
- the kcnk3b gene encoding potassium channel subfamily K member 3: protein MKKQNVRTLALIMSIFTYLLVGAAVFDTLESKQERSQKRKLDERKWDLIQKYNLTKVNFDELEVVMLQLKPHKAGVQWKFAGSFYFAITVITTIGYGHAAPSTDSGKVFCMFYALLGIPLTLVMFQSMGERINTLVRFLLHRSKQCLGLHHTEVSMANMVTIGFFSCMSTLCVGAAAFSHYEGWSFFHAYYYCFITLTTIGFGDYVALQKDHALQNDPRYVAFCFVYILTGLTVIGAFLNLVVLRFLMMNTEDERRDAVQKALLSTRGKKNADGGLSAVSVSASTSSSTPLATTTSGTKRGLKDVYSEVLGFQTVCSCLWYRSRENLQGQGSIPMMMGFSDHYIENSTMLPPRWDMVSSHYCEPGDTGCVCSPHQCISSIASGLNFLAPFRAFAKRRSSV from the exons ATGAAGAAACAAAACGTACGCACCCTTGCTCTCATCATGAGCATCTTTACCTACCTGCTGGTCGGGGCAGCCGTCTTCGACACCCTGGAATCTAAACAGGAGAGAAGCCAAAAGAGAAAGCTGGACGAGAGGAAGTGGGATTTAATACAAAAATACAACTTGACCAAAGTGAACTTTGACGAGCTCGAAGTCGTGATGTTACAACTGAAACCGCACAAAGCCGGGGTGCAGTGGAAATTCGCCGGATCTTTTTACTTCgctatcactgtgataactacaatag ggTACGGCCATGCTGCACCCAGCACGGACTCAGGGAAGGTGTTCTGTATGTTCTACGCCCTGCTGGGGATCCCCCTGACCCTCGTCATGTTCCAGAGCATGGGAGAACGCATCAACACACTGGTCCGCTTCCTTCTCCACCGGTCCAAGCAGTGTCTGGGCCTGCACCACACCGAGGTGTCCATGGCCAACATGGTGACCATCGGCTTCTTCTCCTGCATGTCAACGCTGTGTGTCGGGGCGGCAGCCTTCTCCCACTACGAGGGCTGGAGCTTCTTCCACGCCTACTATTACTGCTTCATCACCCTGACCACCATCGGCTTCGGGGACTACGTGGCGCTGCAGAAGGACCACGCCTTGCAGAACGACCCGCGCTACGTGGCCTTCTGCTTCGTGTACATCTTGACAGGACTTACCGTGATAGGAGCCTTCCTCAATCTGGTGGTGCTGAGGTTCTTGATGATGAACACAGAGGACGAGCGGCGAGACGCCGTGCAGAAAGCCCTCCTCTCCACGAGGGGTAAGAAGAACGCCGACGGCGGTCTGTCTGCCGTTTCTGTCTCGGCTTCCACttcctcctccactccactcgCCACTACTACCAGCGGCACCAAGCGAGGCCTGAAGGATGTGTACAGCGAGGTGCTGGGCTTCCAGACAGTGTGTTCGTGTCTGTGGTACCGCAGCAGGGAGAATCTGCAGGGCCAGGGATCCATCCCAATGATGATGGGCTTCTCTGACCACTACATAGAGAACAGCACCATGCTCCCCCCTCGCTGGGACATGGTGTCCTCTCACTACTGCGAGCCGGGTGATACAGGGTGTGTATGCAGCCCTCACCAGTGCATCAGTTCCATAGCCTCTGGCTTAAACTTCCTCGCCCCGTTCAGGGCCTTCGCCAAGAGACGCAGCTCGGTCTAG